AGCCGCGAGATTACGCGCGACGTCGAGAACGTCGTTATCTCGTTGCAGTTCCACGACATCACCAGCCAGAAATTGACCAGCATGCTCGAACCGATGGATGAGTTGCGACGCACGTTGTTCCATTTGATGCAGGAAACGATGGTCGTCAATAAATACTTGCTGCCCGAGGCGGTGGAGGGAACCCTGCCGCTGCCGGAAGGCGCCGCCGCCAATCCGCCGGCAGAATCGCCGGCGAGCGACGGCGCATTACGAAAATTGCGCGCGGTAGGCGCACCGACTAGCGGACCGACAGTGGAGCTCTTTTAAAGAGACGGAGGAACTCATGCCCACCATCATGACGGTGGACGACACCGCATCCATGCGACAGATGATTAGCTTCACGCTCAACAGCGTGGGCTACGACGTTATCCAAGCGAGCGACGGTGCCGAGGCGCTGGAGTTGGCGAAGACGCGCAAGGTCGACTTGGTCATTGCCGACGTCAACATGCCGAATATGGACGGCATCTCGCTGGTGCAGTCGCTCCGTGCGCTCGATAACTACAAGTTCACGCCGATTTTGATGCTGACGACCGAATCACAGCAAGGCAAGCGCGATCAAGGCAAGCGCGCCGGCGCGACCGGTTGGATCGTCAAGCCGTTCAATCCGGAACAACTCGTCAACGTCGTCAAAAAAGTGTTGGGGTAGGCGATGGCCGTCGACTTGCGCCGATTCCACCCGACCTTCTTCGAGGAGAGTCTCGAAGCAGTGGCGCTGATGGAGCAGGAATTACTCGATGTCGAGCGGGCGTTACAGCGTAATGCCGCCGCCGTCGTCGATGCCGAATGCCTCAACCGTATTTTTCGCGCGGCCCATTCCATCAAAGGCGGCAGCGGTACCTTCGGGTTTCAGCAGGTAGCCGATTTCGCGCATGCGATGGAATCGCTGTTGGACGACGCACGTTCCGGCCGGCGAGTTCTCGATTTTCAATCGATCAACTTATTGCTGCGTTCGGTGGATTGCCTGCGGACGTTGCTGCAGGCGGCGCGCGCGGAGACACCGGAAACTCCGGCCGGTGTCGACGCGTTGCGCGCCGAACTCGAGCGGGCGCAGGCGTTACCGGACAAGCCGCGCGCCGCTTCGACGCCGGTGGCGGCCGACGCCAGTAGCTGGGTCATCCGCTTCTATCCGCATCCAGGACTGTTCCACACTGGTAACGATCCGTTGCGATTGTTGCGCGCCATCGCCGATCTTGGCCAGAGTCGCACGCGTACCGATTTGTCGCGCTTGCCGAATTGGGCCGATCTCGATCCGGAGACTTGTTACCTTGGTTGGGAATTGGTGTTGCAAACGCCGGTACCGCGGGCAGCGCTGGACGAGGTTTTCGCTTGGGTGATCGGCGATTGCGAGCTCGAACTCAAGCCGGTGCTCGCGGCATCGTCGGTCGCGACGTTGACGAAGATGGACGATATGAATATGTCGTCGATCCGTGTTGCCACCGCTAAGGTCGATGCATTGGTCGATATGGTCGGCGAGCTGGTAATTACGCAGACGATGCTGAGCCAGGTACTCGAAGGATTTACCCTCGATGCATTGCCGCAGCTGCGCGCCGGTATCGCCCAGCTCGAACGCCACAGTCGTGATCTGCAAGACGGTGTGCTCGGCATTCGCATGCTGCCGATCGGCTTCGTGTTCAGCCGGCTGCCGCGGTTGACGCGCGACATTTCTACCTCGTTGGGCAAGCAAATTGAACTATCGATGAGCGGCGAGCGCACCGAGCTCGATAAGACCATCATCGAGCGCATCAGCGATCCGTTGATTCATCTCGTGCGAAACAGCATCGATCACGGGATCGAGTCGCCGGACGATCGCGTACGTGCCGGCAAGTCGCCGGTCGGTACAATCCAGCTCGATGCGTATCACAAGGCCGGAAGCGTGGTGGTCGAGATCGAGGACGACGGTCGCGGTTTGGACCGTACGCGCATTCTGCAGAAGGCGCGTCAGCGCGGTTTGGTCAGCGCCGATGTTCAGCTCGAGCCAGCGCAGATCGACGAATTAATTTTTACCCCCGGTTTCTCCACGGCTGAGGTGATCAACGATGTGTCCGGTCGCGGCGTCGGGCTCGACGTCGTGCGCAACAATATTCGTAGTCTCGGCGGCGGCGTCGAGGTGAGCTCGGTCAGCGGTCAGGGTGCGCGTTTCACCATTCGCTTGCCGCTGACGCTGGCGATCGTCGACGGTATGAGCCTGCAAGTCGGTTCGGAGGTTTATATTTTGCCGCTGGCATGGATCGCCGAATCGTTGCGTATTCATCCGCGCCAAGTCACACAGCCGGCCGGCGGACCGGAAATTTTATGTGTGCGTGACGAGTATTTGCCGTTATTGCGACTCGGACGCATGTTCAATGTGCCGCCGCGCACCGACAATTTGGGCGAAGGCATCGTCGTCATCATCGAAGCGGACGGTAAACGCGCCGGATTGTTTGTCGATGAGTTGCTCGGCCAACAGCAAGTGGTATTGAAGAGTCTTGATAAGCACTGCCAGCGCCTCGAAGGCATCTCCGCGGCGACGATCTTGGGCGACGGCACGGTGGCGCTGATCCTCGATGCCGGGAGCTTGGTGCGGCGCGCGCATGGCGCGGTCAATGTCGTGGCCGCGAGCGGCCCGACAGTCGGACGCGTGAGTGGTGCGTCGGCGACGTTACATTGAGGGAAACAGCGATGCTCGATAAATCGATTAAGCCGGGCGCGATACCTACCGAAGAGCTAGTGCAATTCCTTACGTTCCGGCTCGATGGTCTCGATTACGGCATCCCGATCATTCAGGTGCAAGAGATTCGCGGTTGGACCAAGGTGACGTCGCTGCCCAACTCGCCGCGTTATATCCGCGGCGTGCTCAATCTGCGTGGCACGATCGTGCCGATTATCGATTTGCGGCTGCGCTTCAATTTGAACGAAGCAGCGTATGACTCGTTTACCGTCATCGTCGTGATCAACGTTGGCCAGCGTTTGGCGGGCGTTGTCGTCGATGCGGTCAGCGACGTGATTAGTTTATCGACCGAGCAGCGGCAAACCCCGCCGGAATTCGAGGGTCATGCGAACCGGCAGTTCGTAAAAGGGCTAGCACAGATCGACGAAAAATTATTGGTGTTACTTGATGTGGAGCGGTTAGTAAATCCCGATACGTTGGCCGAGGCCGTCGAGGCGGCAGCTTAAATATGAAGATTTTCGCCGACTTCTCCTCCCCCTCAGGGGGAGGACAAAAGGTGGGGGTGGGTTCAAACGAAGCGCCAAACTCACCCCCACCCTCGTTCCCTTCCCCTGCGGGGGAGGGAGGCGATGTTGTTTATTTGGGAGACATACGATGAGTACATCGAATCAATCAGGGTTGCGGCTTCGCGGTCGACTCCTGCTGGCAGCGGGACTGGTGTTCCTCACGTTTGGCATCGGCGGCGGCTTCGGGCTCTACAAGATGATGCAAATGGCGAGTTTCGCCGACAATGCGCATGAGCGCGTGGTGCAACTGACGCCGGTTAAGGGCGGCGGCGAAGCGTTTGCCGGCTACCAGGAGGAATACGACAAGATCAAAAGCGCTTACCGCGATGCGCGGCTCGTGACCGGTGGGGTCATGGTTGCCGGCTTGGTGGCGATGCTTCTGGTCGGGGTTTATCTCACGCGTTCGCTCACTGGACCGTTGCAGCAGCTGCGCGAAGCGTTAACCCGGATCAGCGAAGGCGATATGACGGTGTCGATGCAGCTGAGCGCCGGCCGCCACGATGAAATCGCCGAAGTGGCCGAACTGCTCAATGTCACCGTGCAGAAGCTTAGCGAAAGTCTGCGCAAGTTCGCCGAGGCGGCGGAAATCGTTTATCACGGCTCGCAGGAGCTGAGTTCCGCCAGCGAACAGCTGTCGGCATCGTCGCAGGAGCAGGCGAGCTCGCTCGAAGAGACGGCGGCGTCGATGGAAGAGATGACCAGCACCGTCAAGCATAACGCCGACAACGCCGTGCAGGTCGACAAGCTCGCCGCCGAATCGGCCGACGCTGCCAATGAGAGCGTGACCATGGCCAATTCATTGCAGCGGTCCATGGACTTGATCAACGGCAGCAGCACGAAGATCGCCGATATCATCGGCGTCATCGACGAGATCGCTTTCCAGACGAACTTGCTGGCGTTGAACGCGGCCGTCGAAGCGGCGCGCGCCGGTGAGCATGGCCGCGGATTCGCGGTGGTGGCGGCCGAGGTTCGTAGCTTGGCGCAACGCAGCGCGCAAGCGGCGAAAGAGATTAAAGGCTTGATCAATGACAGCGTCGACAAAGTCGGTGACGGCGCGCATCTGGTGGGCATCACCGGCGCCAAATTGCAGGGCATCGTCGGCAAGGTGAAGAACGTCGCTGAGTTGATTTCCGAGATCAATGCGGCCAGTCAGGAGCAGGCGTCGGGTATCGATCAGGTGAACCGCGCGATCGTGCAGATGGATGGCGTCACGCAATCGAATGCGGCGCAGGTCGAAGAGTTGACCGGCACCAGCCAGTCGTTGGCGGTGCAGGCCGAGCATCTGCGGCAACTGGTCGGGCAATTCAAGTTGGCCAGCTCGGGTTCCGGTTCGACCACCAAGTCATCGTCGTCGAACAAGGCCGACGCGGGCGATGGTGGTAAAACGGCGGTACCGAGCGTCGACTCGAAAGTACAGGTGTTGCGCCCACGCCGTGCCGCCGGCAGTGGTGAGGACTGGACCGAATTTTAACGCCCTCTCCCTCCGAGAGAGGGAGGCGAGCCGAAGGCGCGCACGATGCACGCCATTTCTTAAGACTTGGAGGCGCAGGCCTATGCCTGCGGACGAGTATGGCGGCACTGCCGTCGCAACTTCTCGCCGGCCTGCCCACATTTCATATCACCGATGCCGAATTTCGGTATCTGCGTGATCTGATTTATGCGCACACGGGCATTTCGCTAACCGAGCACAAGCGCGCGTTGGTTTGTGCGCGCTTGGCGAAGCGTTTGCGCCACCATAATTTGTCAACGTTCGCGGATTACTACCACTTAATAACGGAATGCGATCCCGAAGGTCTCGAGATGGTCGAGATGATCAATTGCATCACGACCAACAAGACCGATTTTTTTCGCGAACCGCATCACTTCCAATTTCTAACCGAGACTGTCATTCCGCAGTTACGCGCCGGTGCCCGCAGCACGTTGCGGCGGCTGCGCGTCTGGAGCGCCGGCAGCTCGACCGGCGAGGAGGCGTATACCACGGCGATTACCGTGCGCGAGGCGTTGGCCGACGACGACCCCTGGGATGTGCGTATTCTTGCCACTGATATCGATACCCAGGTGTTGGCCCATGCCGAGCGTGGCGTATATACCGTCGAGCAGGCATCGCGTATACCCGAGCCGTTGCTGCAGCGCTATTTTTATCGCGGCGTCGGTGCCAATCACGGACATGTTAGAGTCAAACCGCTGCTTTCCGAGATCGTTCAATTTCGTCATCTGAATTTGATGGATGATCCCTGGCCCATGCGCGG
The window above is part of the Gammaproteobacteria bacterium genome. Proteins encoded here:
- a CDS encoding response regulator — translated: MPTIMTVDDTASMRQMISFTLNSVGYDVIQASDGAEALELAKTRKVDLVIADVNMPNMDGISLVQSLRALDNYKFTPILMLTTESQQGKRDQGKRAGATGWIVKPFNPEQLVNVVKKVLG
- a CDS encoding chemotaxis protein CheW; translation: MLDKSIKPGAIPTEELVQFLTFRLDGLDYGIPIIQVQEIRGWTKVTSLPNSPRYIRGVLNLRGTIVPIIDLRLRFNLNEAAYDSFTVIVVINVGQRLAGVVVDAVSDVISLSTEQRQTPPEFEGHANRQFVKGLAQIDEKLLVLLDVERLVNPDTLAEAVEAAA
- a CDS encoding protein-glutamate O-methyltransferase CheR — encoded protein: MAALPSQLLAGLPTFHITDAEFRYLRDLIYAHTGISLTEHKRALVCARLAKRLRHHNLSTFADYYHLITECDPEGLEMVEMINCITTNKTDFFREPHHFQFLTETVIPQLRAGARSTLRRLRVWSAGSSTGEEAYTTAITVREALADDDPWDVRILATDIDTQVLAHAERGVYTVEQASRIPEPLLQRYFYRGVGANHGHVRVKPLLSEIVQFRHLNLMDDPWPMRGQFDVIFCRNVVIYFDRETQRRLIERLMRMLRPEGYLFLGHSESIIGTDDAVRHVGQSIYQYKGRA
- a CDS encoding HAMP domain-containing protein; the encoded protein is MSTSNQSGLRLRGRLLLAAGLVFLTFGIGGGFGLYKMMQMASFADNAHERVVQLTPVKGGGEAFAGYQEEYDKIKSAYRDARLVTGGVMVAGLVAMLLVGVYLTRSLTGPLQQLREALTRISEGDMTVSMQLSAGRHDEIAEVAELLNVTVQKLSESLRKFAEAAEIVYHGSQELSSASEQLSASSQEQASSLEETAASMEEMTSTVKHNADNAVQVDKLAAESADAANESVTMANSLQRSMDLINGSSTKIADIIGVIDEIAFQTNLLALNAAVEAARAGEHGRGFAVVAAEVRSLAQRSAQAAKEIKGLINDSVDKVGDGAHLVGITGAKLQGIVGKVKNVAELISEINAASQEQASGIDQVNRAIVQMDGVTQSNAAQVEELTGTSQSLAVQAEHLRQLVGQFKLASSGSGSTTKSSSSNKADAGDGGKTAVPSVDSKVQVLRPRRAAGSGEDWTEF
- a CDS encoding chemotaxis protein CheA, translating into MAVDLRRFHPTFFEESLEAVALMEQELLDVERALQRNAAAVVDAECLNRIFRAAHSIKGGSGTFGFQQVADFAHAMESLLDDARSGRRVLDFQSINLLLRSVDCLRTLLQAARAETPETPAGVDALRAELERAQALPDKPRAASTPVAADASSWVIRFYPHPGLFHTGNDPLRLLRAIADLGQSRTRTDLSRLPNWADLDPETCYLGWELVLQTPVPRAALDEVFAWVIGDCELELKPVLAASSVATLTKMDDMNMSSIRVATAKVDALVDMVGELVITQTMLSQVLEGFTLDALPQLRAGIAQLERHSRDLQDGVLGIRMLPIGFVFSRLPRLTRDISTSLGKQIELSMSGERTELDKTIIERISDPLIHLVRNSIDHGIESPDDRVRAGKSPVGTIQLDAYHKAGSVVVEIEDDGRGLDRTRILQKARQRGLVSADVQLEPAQIDELIFTPGFSTAEVINDVSGRGVGLDVVRNNIRSLGGGVEVSSVSGQGARFTIRLPLTLAIVDGMSLQVGSEVYILPLAWIAESLRIHPRQVTQPAGGPEILCVRDEYLPLLRLGRMFNVPPRTDNLGEGIVVIIEADGKRAGLFVDELLGQQQVVLKSLDKHCQRLEGISAATILGDGTVALILDAGSLVRRAHGAVNVVAASGPTVGRVSGASATLH